The Arenibacter algicola region TCGTTCTGCTGCAAAAATTTAAGAAAACATGCTGCCGCTATGCGTTTGTTACCGTCTACAAAAGAATGGTTCTTTACCACTAGATACAAGAGCATAGCTGCTTTTTCCTCTAGTGTTGGGTAAAAATCAGCTTCTCCAAATCCTTTTCCAATTTGGGCAATAGAGCTTTGAAAGCTTTTATCTTTTTCCTTCCCAAAAACATCCGAATCAAACTCGGTCATCATTTCGTTAATGAGTTCTTGATAATCTACCAAACTTGGATAATTGACTTCTTTTGTAGTTAATCCTTTGGTGTCCAGTTGCTCATGATCATAATCATCTAATAAACTTAAGCCCTTAGTGAAAACGGTAAGCCATTGATTGTCTTCAATTTTTTCTTCAATAGCCCTGCTTAAAATATGAATACCGTCTTTTAATAACTTTACTTCTTGTTCTTTTTGAGCTAAACGTTTCTCGTTAAGAGCATATCCTTTAACCAAATAGTCTTTTAATGTTTTATTGGCCCATATCCTAAACTGTGTACCTTGTTTTGATTTTACTCTGTAACCTACAGATATAATGACATCTAGGTTATAAAATTTAACGTTTTTGGATTGTGTCTTTCCTTTAATAGCGCCGTGTTGAGTGGTATGTCGGAAATCCCGACACACCATTTCTTCAATTAATTCCCCTTCTTTGAAAACATTGGAAATGTGCTCTGTTATGGTTGTTCTTCCCTTATTAAAAAGTACTGCCATTTGGGCCTGGGTAAGCCAAACAGTTTCCTCCTCCAACTGTACATCAATTTGAGTAGAACCATCTTGGGCCTGATAAATTTCTATTTGATTTTTTATCTCCATATATTTTCAACTATCTCAAAATATGCGATAGTTGCTTTTTCATTTTCATTATGCAACGTAACCGTTGTATTCGTTCATATATTCTTTAACTATGATACTATTAATGCGTTTTACGTCAGAAGTATTAATGTTAATATGTTGTTCTTTTTTAAACTGGTTCACCACCAAACGCATTACCATTCTTTCCACATAACTCTCATTCTCCAATATCTTGGAATTTTGCATAATTTCTTTGTCCACCGCAGATTTTAATCCGATCAAGGCATCGAACAA contains the following coding sequences:
- the rhuM gene encoding virulence protein RhuM/Fic/DOC family protein, with the translated sequence MEIKNQIEIYQAQDGSTQIDVQLEEETVWLTQAQMAVLFNKGRTTITEHISNVFKEGELIEEMVCRDFRHTTQHGAIKGKTQSKNVKFYNLDVIISVGYRVKSKQGTQFRIWANKTLKDYLVKGYALNEKRLAQKEQEVKLLKDGIHILSRAIEEKIEDNQWLTVFTKGLSLLDDYDHEQLDTKGLTTKEVNYPSLVDYQELINEMMTEFDSDVFGKEKDKSFQSSIAQIGKGFGEADFYPTLEEKAAMLLYLVVKNHSFVDGNKRIAAACFLKFLQQNDMLFNSHKQPIISNDTLASLTLFIAASKPEEMQTVTRLVISVLNRNIIN